The genomic stretch TGGAATAAGAAGATATGAGTGAATAATACAGCAAGCCTGAGAGTGGGGATATCATGGTGTGGGGTTTGTGGTGATCGCTATATTGAAACGAGTTTATAATTAGCCTGCCCCGCATCACACTTTTACATCCCCAAATATCCCACACACCATCCCCCAGCCTATCATAGTCCCTGACGATATCCCGGATATTGGCTAATTTGTCGGCACAGGAGAGCAGCTTCCAGGTCCCTGTCTGCATTTTTGATAAAGTCAATGGTATGCGCCTTGCGCTCGGGCCAGGTCTTACTTTTGCCCCGTTCTGCTTTTATCAGTTCTTCCGGCCCGGAAGCCCCATCTACCAGGGTCGCCACCTCATTACCGAACTTATCTCTGATATCGGACAGTGTGTAATCCTCATCTTCTACAACATCATGCAGCAATCCCACGATAACCACATGCTCAGGGGCATTATTCTTCATGAGGGTGGAAGCAACATCCAGAGGACGAACGATGTAGGGTCTGGTTGAACTTTTCCGGTGGGTGTTTTTATGGGCATTGTAGGCAAAATTGAATGCTTCAACGATTGGATTATTGTCTTGAATATTCATAGTTTCCATGTTTCATCTTACTTTGTATTAGTTTTTTAAACTCAATATTAATAATTATATCCGCCAGTCTGCTGACCGGCTTAAGGCATTTGAACATCCAGAGACGTAAGTCCATCAAGCCCAGCGGCAGGGAGTATCATTTGATCACGTTAATGGGACTGAGGGAGGCAGGAGAGAGGCACTATGATCTGTAGTGGCGGCTGATGTGTCTGCGAAGGTTGGGGGGCACAACAAGGAGACCAAGGCGAGGTATTATAAAAAAGTGAGTTTTGAGGAAGCACAAAAGTCATTTGAGAGGCATCATCCGGCGTTTGTGGAGGGGATAAGGATTAGCCAACATTATTTACATCGGGCATGCTGTTAAAAAGGTAGTATAGTAAACCTTTAACAGGAAGAAGATTAAGGTACTAAAAATGATAAAGAACCCAACAATTGAACCAACCCATATATGCCCACTTTGCAGATGGGATATGGATGAAGGTGGTTTCTATATCTGGGATTTCAGCAGAATAAAACTTTGTTGCTCAAAATGTGGAACAAATTTTTGTGGTGGAGATGTTGTCTTCAATTACGATATCGAAAAATATCAATATATTGGCAAAGATCCTTTATTCCTGGCAGCCAGTATTTTCTGGTCGAAGAGATTTTCATCTGAACAAGAATTTTTTGATCAAATGGCGTCATATGATATTAGCGAAAAGACTGCAAGTCATGCTTTGAAGGAATTAATCCGCAGGAGGATTGTGGAAAAAAGAGGAGAGGTATTCTATCTACCAGAGGAATTGAGGAATTATGAATGAACGCCAGAAAC from Methanosarcinales archaeon encodes the following:
- a CDS encoding HD domain-containing protein, which gives rise to MNIQDNNPIVEAFNFAYNAHKNTHRKSSTRPYIVRPLDVASTLMKNNAPEHVVIVGLLHDVVEDEDYTLSDIRDKFGNEVATLVDGASGPEELIKAERGKSKTWPERKAHTIDFIKNADRDLEAALLCRQISQYPGYRQGL